The following DNA comes from Sphingopyxis sp. BSN-002.
GGCGAGCGAGGGGAGAATGCGCATGACGCAAGGCTAGCGTCGCAACAGCCGCTTGGAAAGCCGGCGCGGCTTTCGGGCATCCTACCTTGGTATATGGAGCCGACTCGCCCGTTACGCGTATGATCGGCAGCGCTTCCATCCCCGAAGCGAAAAGGAGACCATCATGGCCGAGCACGACCACAGCGCGATCAAGGAACATATGAACGTCATCGGCGCCGACGGCGTCCATATCGGTACCGTCGATCATCTCGACGGCGAGCGCATCAAGCTGACCAAGGCCGATAGCGGCGACGGCAAGCATCATTATCTCCCCGCCGGGCTGGTCGCCGCGGTCGAGGGCGACACGGTGCGCCTGTCGGCGAACGCCGCGAACGCGGTCGACCTGTTCGAGGAAGCCGAATAATCCGGACAATCAGATGGCCGCGGGGCGATCCGGCACCGCGGCACTGAAACTGGCCCGCCCTCCCGGCTTCATGTCGGGAGGCGCGGGCCATTTCCTTTTGCGGGAAAGGATAATGGAGCCGGGTTGCCCCGGCTCCATCCCGGCGCCCGCCTTCGCGACCCACGAAGGGCGGGCGGTTCGATCCGGGGCGACTACTGGGGGCGACTAGCGGGTTTCGGCCTTTGCCTCGCCCTGCACGCGCGCCTTGATGTCCGCGCGCGGCAGCTTGGTGACCAGCGTGGCAGTCACGCCCTCGGCCTGGCTGTAAAGCGAGGCCAGCGGAATATTGTAGAGCTTGCCGCCTCCGACGACGATCGCATTGTCGCCGTCGATGCTCTGGACGGTGCCGACGCTGTTGCCGGTTCCGTCGGTGACCTGTGCGCCCGCGCGCACCTGATCGCGCGTCGCGAGGGTCAGATTCGTCGCGTCGAGCTTCCTGTTCACCGTGGCATCGACGCGGTCGACCGTGTTGCCGACCTGCCCTGTGATGCCGGTCGCGGTGTTGCCGACGGTGCCGGTGCCGACCTGCGCGGTCGTATCGACGGTGCCGCCGACAACGCCGCCGACCTGCGCGATTGCAGGGGCTGCAAGGATCGCGGCGCCCGCCGCGACGAGAGTGAATGCCTTGCGCATGATATGCTCCTGTCGTTCGGGCAGCCGGGAGCGGCCGCCCCTTGAGCGGGAGAAACCGGCGCGCGCGGCGAATGTTGCGCGGCGGGCGACGGGGCGCCCAGCGGGCGCGACGAGCCGCCTCAGTGCGGCTTCAGTGCGGCCCGGGGCGGGGCGATCAGCTTGTTGAGCGTCGCGATCCGTGCGCGGGTGGCGCTCCAGTCGCGTTCGGGGTGCGCCCGGATCTGCTCCAGAAGCGCGGCGAGCTCCTTGCGGCGGTCGCCCTCGGTTACGGCCTGCATCGGCTTTCTCCTTTCCCGGCCAAGATGGTATTTCGACGGGCGGGTTGAAGCGGGTTCGCCGCACGGGAGGGGCGGTCCGTCC
Coding sequences within:
- a CDS encoding DUF2171 domain-containing protein — its product is MAEHDHSAIKEHMNVIGADGVHIGTVDHLDGERIKLTKADSGDGKHHYLPAGLVAAVEGDTVRLSANAANAVDLFEEAE